Proteins encoded together in one Anaerotignum propionicum DSM 1682 window:
- a CDS encoding glycine--tRNA ligase, which yields MTEKTMEKVVALAKNRGFVYPGSEIYGGLANTWDYGPIGVELKNNVKKAWWKKFIQESPFNVGVDCAILMNPQTWVASGHVGGFSDPLMDCKECKERFRADKLIEEYIAEHNMPEAAVDGWSNDEMKQFIDEHQVACPSCGSHNFTDIRQFNLMFKTFQGVTEDAKNVVYLRPETAQGIFVNFKNVQRTSRKKLPFGIGQIGKSFRNEITPGNFTFRTREFEQMELEFFCEPGTDLQWFEYWRSFCKDWLLKLNMDAESIRLRDHEQEELSHYSNATTDIEFKFPFGWGELWGIADRTNFDLRCHQEVSGQDMTYYDQDKNEKYIPYCIEPSLGADRVTLAFLCEAYDEEEVSEGDVRTVLRFHPALAPVKAAVFPLSKKLSEKATEVFALLSKEFNCEFDESGSIGKRYRRQDEIGTPFCITYDFESEEDQSVTVRDRDTMEQVRMPIAQLSAYLKEKMEF from the coding sequence ATGACAGAAAAAACTATGGAAAAAGTAGTTGCATTGGCAAAAAATAGAGGTTTTGTTTATCCCGGCTCCGAAATTTACGGTGGCTTAGCGAACACATGGGATTACGGCCCCATTGGTGTTGAGCTGAAAAACAATGTTAAAAAAGCATGGTGGAAGAAATTTATTCAAGAAAGCCCATTTAATGTTGGTGTGGATTGCGCAATCTTGATGAACCCTCAGACTTGGGTGGCTTCCGGTCACGTTGGGGGTTTTAGTGACCCTTTGATGGATTGTAAGGAATGCAAGGAGCGTTTCCGTGCAGATAAATTGATTGAGGAATATATTGCAGAGCACAATATGCCCGAGGCAGCTGTGGATGGCTGGAGCAATGATGAAATGAAACAATTTATTGATGAGCATCAGGTTGCCTGCCCTTCCTGTGGCAGCCATAACTTTACAGATATTCGTCAGTTTAATTTGATGTTTAAAACCTTTCAGGGTGTGACAGAGGATGCGAAAAACGTGGTTTACCTTCGTCCTGAAACAGCCCAGGGAATTTTCGTAAACTTTAAGAATGTACAGCGTACCAGCAGAAAGAAACTACCTTTTGGTATTGGTCAGATTGGTAAGTCTTTCCGCAACGAAATAACACCAGGTAATTTTACCTTCCGTACCAGAGAATTTGAGCAGATGGAATTAGAGTTTTTCTGCGAACCAGGAACTGACTTACAGTGGTTTGAGTATTGGAGAAGCTTCTGTAAGGATTGGTTATTGAAATTGAATATGGATGCAGAAAGCATCAGACTGCGTGACCATGAGCAAGAAGAACTTAGTCATTATAGCAACGCAACTACTGATATAGAGTTTAAGTTCCCCTTTGGCTGGGGCGAGCTTTGGGGCATTGCCGACAGAACCAATTTCGACTTAAGATGCCATCAAGAGGTTAGTGGTCAGGATATGACCTATTACGATCAGGATAAAAATGAAAAATATATCCCTTATTGCATTGAGCCTTCTTTAGGTGCTGACCGTGTTACCTTGGCGTTTTTATGTGAGGCGTATGATGAGGAAGAGGTTAGCGAAGGTGATGTAAGAACAGTATTGCGTTTCCATCCCGCCCTTGCGCCGGTTAAGGCTGCAGTTTTCCCGCTTTCCAAAAAGCTGAGCGAAAAGGCGACAGAAGTATTTGCTTTGCTTTCCAAAGAGTTTAACTGCGAATTTGATGAATCTGGTTCCATCGGTAAGCGTTACCGCAGACAGGACGAAATTGGTACACCATTCTGCATCACTTATGATTTTGAATCTGAAGAGGATCAGAGTGTTACTGTGCGTGACAGAGACACTATGGAACAGGTTAGAATGCCCATTGCACAGTTGAGTGCTTATTTGAAAGAAAAAATGGAGTTTTAA
- the flgC gene encoding flagellar basal body rod protein FlgC, whose amino-acid sequence MAFLNAMNISASGLTAQRARLDVISENISNVNTTRTEGGEPYRRRTVVFEPRGKSSFQEIFSRTSRGGASNQRGVIVSEIKEDESPLKSVYDPTHPDADENGYVMMPNVDLLKETIDGMEASRVYDANVTAFNAIKAMASKGLEVGK is encoded by the coding sequence GTGGCTTTCTTAAATGCTATGAATATTAGTGCATCCGGTTTAACAGCCCAAAGGGCAAGGTTGGATGTGATTTCGGAAAACATCTCAAATGTGAATACAACAAGAACCGAGGGTGGAGAACCCTATCGTAGACGAACGGTTGTGTTCGAGCCAAGGGGCAAAAGTAGCTTTCAAGAAATTTTCAGCAGGACGTCCCGTGGGGGAGCTTCCAATCAGCGAGGTGTTATTGTGAGTGAAATTAAAGAGGATGAAAGTCCTCTGAAATCTGTTTATGACCCAACCCATCCTGACGCAGATGAGAATGGGTATGTTATGATGCCTAATGTTGATCTTTTAAAGGAAACCATTGACGGTATGGAAGCATCAAGAGTATATGATGCCAATGTTACCGCATTTAATGCAATAAAAGCAATGGCATCTAAGGGACTTGAGGTTGGTAAGTAA
- the era gene encoding GTPase Era, which translates to MKKFHSGFVTLIGRPNVGKSTLMNCLIGEKIAITSHKPQTTRNKITSILTKEDFQCVFLDTPGIHKPKHKLGEFMVRSAENTFNEVDLVLMLIEPTEKVVEMDQYVIDRLENVKTPVVLVINKIDTIEREKLLQVIEAYRKLYTFAEVVPISAMKGSNTDALMDVIKKYLPEGPQYFPEDMVTDQPERQIASEIVREKALYLLQDEIPHGIAVEIMSMKKREGQNMVDVEATIYCEKDSHKGIIIGKQGAMLKKIGSLARRDMERLLGSPIYLELWVKVKKDWRDSDFLLKNFGYDRRNV; encoded by the coding sequence ATGAAAAAATTCCATTCCGGCTTTGTTACATTGATTGGCAGACCCAATGTTGGAAAATCCACATTGATGAATTGCCTAATCGGGGAAAAAATCGCCATTACTTCCCATAAACCTCAAACAACACGAAATAAAATCACCAGTATTTTGACCAAGGAGGATTTTCAATGTGTATTCTTGGATACACCTGGAATCCATAAGCCCAAGCATAAGCTGGGCGAATTTATGGTGCGTTCTGCGGAGAATACCTTTAATGAAGTGGACTTAGTTTTAATGCTCATCGAACCTACGGAAAAAGTAGTGGAAATGGATCAATATGTAATCGACCGACTGGAAAACGTAAAGACACCAGTAGTTTTGGTCATTAATAAAATTGATACCATTGAGCGAGAGAAGCTTTTGCAGGTGATTGAGGCTTATCGTAAGCTGTATACCTTTGCTGAGGTTGTTCCTATTTCTGCAATGAAGGGCAGTAATACCGATGCATTGATGGATGTGATTAAGAAATATTTGCCTGAGGGCCCTCAGTATTTTCCAGAGGATATGGTTACAGATCAGCCGGAGCGTCAAATAGCTTCCGAAATTGTTCGTGAGAAGGCTCTTTATCTCCTTCAAGATGAAATACCCCATGGAATCGCCGTGGAAATTATGTCTATGAAAAAACGTGAAGGTCAAAATATGGTGGATGTGGAAGCAACCATTTATTGTGAAAAAGATTCCCATAAGGGAATTATTATTGGCAAGCAGGGCGCTATGTTGAAAAAAATTGGCTCTTTGGCTAGAAGAGATATGGAGCGATTGTTGGGCTCACCAATTTATTTGGAGCTTTGGGTAAAAGTGAAAAAGGATTGGCGAGACAGTGACTTTTTGCTGAAAAATTTTGGATATGACAGACGAAATGTCTGA
- the fliF gene encoding flagellar basal-body MS-ring/collar protein FliF codes for MNEKVKELLEKGKYFLGKINPKIRKWILIGGVLVILFSVGIALFLNNKPYETLFSGLNQQEASEIMEKLQGLGVDYKYGNDGVIYVPKDQEEKLKAQLVYEGYPKSGFTYDVFKNNIGMTTTDFEKNSYLLFELQNRMGATIRLFQGVKDAKVTIALAEDQKYVLNENSVKKAQASVVVIMNDGGSPTSEQVKGIQRLVAKSIPSMEMADVVVLDGNGNDVSPTGDSIDGGANKLKLEFEKHMDDSIRAKILNVLAPIYGSDNVKVSVRTTVDVDKKIQEIINHATPTEGAEKGIPGKESTGVEMVKDGTAAGGVPGTDSNAEVPTYSQAKADGSETYYKQENNIDYLVNQLKEQVQIDSGSIKDISVSITINSESLGNISQRELKGLIGNAAGIEKANQDDKIAIVAAPFFGSKEAPVTSDTLGRNNWIIIGAIASGVFLIILVTILVIMSRRRKKKKLMGEADMPVKPSISPDAYLKQMKQKQQEDAENKILNLSNEKGLELKNKVRELAGENPEISAQLIRNWLKGGE; via the coding sequence TTGAATGAAAAAGTGAAAGAATTGCTTGAAAAGGGCAAGTATTTTTTGGGAAAAATAAACCCCAAAATCAGAAAATGGATACTGATTGGGGGAGTTTTGGTAATACTTTTTTCTGTAGGAATTGCTTTATTTCTAAATAATAAGCCTTACGAGACCCTTTTCAGCGGGTTAAACCAGCAGGAAGCCAGCGAAATTATGGAGAAGCTGCAAGGCTTGGGCGTTGATTACAAATATGGAAATGATGGCGTAATTTATGTACCGAAAGATCAAGAGGAAAAACTAAAGGCGCAGCTTGTATACGAAGGCTACCCTAAAAGTGGTTTTACATATGATGTATTTAAAAACAACATTGGGATGACAACCACGGATTTTGAAAAAAACAGCTATCTATTATTTGAACTGCAAAACAGAATGGGCGCCACCATTCGTCTGTTCCAAGGGGTGAAGGATGCTAAAGTAACCATTGCTTTAGCAGAGGATCAGAAATATGTTTTGAATGAAAATAGTGTGAAAAAAGCACAGGCGTCTGTTGTTGTGATTATGAACGATGGTGGTTCTCCCACCAGTGAACAGGTGAAGGGCATTCAAAGATTAGTAGCCAAGAGCATTCCTTCCATGGAAATGGCAGATGTGGTAGTATTAGACGGCAACGGCAACGATGTTTCACCAACGGGAGATAGTATTGACGGCGGTGCAAATAAGCTGAAGCTTGAGTTTGAAAAGCACATGGACGATTCCATTCGTGCCAAAATACTGAATGTTTTGGCGCCGATTTATGGTTCGGATAATGTAAAGGTTTCCGTAAGAACAACCGTTGATGTTGATAAAAAAATTCAAGAAATCATTAATCATGCTACACCAACAGAGGGTGCCGAAAAAGGCATTCCCGGCAAAGAATCCACCGGAGTTGAGATGGTGAAGGATGGAACGGCGGCAGGTGGGGTTCCCGGAACCGATTCCAATGCGGAGGTGCCTACCTATTCACAGGCAAAGGCGGATGGCTCCGAAACCTATTATAAACAGGAAAATAATATTGATTATTTAGTAAATCAGCTGAAAGAGCAGGTTCAGATCGACTCTGGGAGTATTAAGGATATCTCTGTATCGATTACCATTAACAGTGAATCTCTGGGGAATATCTCCCAAAGAGAGTTAAAAGGATTGATTGGAAATGCAGCAGGTATCGAAAAAGCAAATCAGGATGATAAAATAGCCATTGTTGCTGCACCATTTTTTGGCAGCAAGGAGGCTCCAGTAACTTCTGATACTTTGGGACGGAATAATTGGATTATTATTGGAGCAATTGCATCAGGTGTATTTTTAATTATTTTGGTTACAATTCTTGTAATAATGAGCAGAAGAAGAAAGAAGAAGAAATTGATGGGCGAAGCAGATATGCCCGTCAAGCCCAGCATTTCTCCTGATGCATATTTGAAACAGATGAAGCAGAAACAACAAGAAGATGCTGAAAATAAAATACTGAATCTGTCCAATGAAAAAGGTTTGGAGCTGAAAAATAAGGTGCGGGAGCTTGCCGGAGAGAATCCGGAAATTTCGGCTCAGCTTATTAGAAACTGGTTAAAAGGGGGAGAATAA
- the recO gene encoding DNA repair protein RecO produces MGVVHFRGVVIQENQVGESGKRILVLAKGIGRVMLNARGAKNTKSKLLSGTQLFSYCDFIAYEGKGFYSLTQADLIESFYGIRMDMDRLAEAVYLTELVERTCPAGMEQDETLKLLLYSLAMLEKSQVPPRLISRIFEVKYAQLSGVLSNEGCMVCSRDDAPLYFNESAGEFLCKDHCFGGEISLLGAVQKAISFITEREGKQVFAFTLSEEATNQLDTMMRRYLEIHMGVRLKSREFSKEL; encoded by the coding sequence GTGGGCGTTGTTCATTTTAGAGGTGTTGTAATTCAGGAAAACCAAGTGGGCGAGAGCGGCAAACGGATTTTGGTTTTGGCCAAGGGCATCGGTCGGGTGATGCTCAATGCCCGTGGTGCAAAAAACACCAAAAGCAAGCTGCTTTCCGGCACACAGCTTTTTTCATATTGCGATTTTATAGCGTATGAGGGAAAAGGTTTTTATTCCTTAACCCAAGCTGATTTGATTGAAAGCTTTTATGGCATTCGAATGGATATGGATCGTCTTGCAGAAGCTGTCTATTTGACCGAGCTGGTGGAGCGGACTTGCCCTGCTGGGATGGAGCAGGATGAAACCTTAAAACTTCTGCTGTATTCCTTGGCTATGCTTGAGAAAAGCCAAGTGCCGCCAAGGCTTATTTCCCGCATTTTTGAGGTGAAATATGCGCAGCTTTCCGGCGTATTATCCAATGAGGGCTGTATGGTTTGCAGTAGGGATGATGCACCCCTTTATTTTAACGAGTCTGCAGGGGAGTTCCTTTGTAAAGACCATTGCTTCGGCGGAGAGATTTCTCTTCTTGGGGCAGTGCAAAAAGCAATTTCTTTTATTACCGAAAGGGAAGGAAAGCAAGTTTTTGCATTTACCCTTTCCGAGGAAGCCACGAACCAGTTGGACACCATGATGCGGCGCTATTTGGAGATACATATGGGGGTGCGGCTAAAAAGCCGAGAATTCAGCAAAGAACTGTAG
- the ppdK gene encoding pyruvate, phosphate dikinase, with protein MSKKYVYMFSEGNATMKNLLGGKGANLAEMTMLGLPIPQGFTISTEACTDYNEGGKKLTEEMIAQIDVALSKLEEIAGKKLGDPENPLLVSVRSGARASMPGMMDTVLNLGLNDVSVESLAKKTGNPRFAYDSYRRFIMMFADVVIGVSKSKFERKLDEYKEEAGVRYDTELTAEDLKKVTAMFKQIYLDDQGKEFPQNPKEQLLEAAMAVFRSWDNPRAFVYRRMNDIPYSWGTAVNVQMMVFGNMGDTSGTGVAFTRNAATGEKAMLGEYLVNAQGEDVVAGVRTPNPIAKLAEDMPEVYKQFMEIANKLENHYKDMQDMEFTVEEGKLYFLQTRNGKRTANAALRIAVDMVEEGLITKEEALMKVDPKQLDQILHPAFDQKALKAAKPLGKGLPASPGAAAGKVCFTAEDAKNQAEGGDRVILVRLETSPEDIEGMAAAQGILTVRGGMTSHAAVVARGMGTCCVSGCEEIKMNEEAKTFSLGGRTFKEGDYISLDGSTGNIYGEDIPTVDPEISGDFSKFMAWADEKRSLKVRTNADTPHDAQTAIDFGAEGIGLTRTEHMFFEGDRIMKFRKMILSDNVEERVAALKGIEPFQKEDFKGIYKAMQERPVTIRLLDPPLHEFMPNTEEEFAVLAKETGKTVEELKVKAKGLHELNPMMGHRGCRLAVSYPEIAEMQTRAIIEAAIEVSVELGINMKPEIMIPLIGEIKELKYVKNIVVETAKTVMDAKGKELDYLVGTMIEIPRAALTADEIATEAEFFSFGTNDLTQMTYGLSRDDAGKILADYIDKNIYECDPTARLDRTGVGMLMKWAVEKALPVRPDIHLGICGEHGGDPSSVEFCHLIGLDYVSCSPFRVPIARLAAAQAQINYPRETRKH; from the coding sequence ATGAGCAAGAAGTATGTTTACATGTTCAGCGAAGGCAACGCAACCATGAAAAACCTTTTAGGAGGAAAGGGTGCAAACCTCGCAGAAATGACAATGTTAGGTCTGCCGATTCCCCAAGGCTTTACCATTTCAACAGAAGCCTGCACAGATTATAACGAAGGTGGTAAGAAACTGACTGAAGAAATGATTGCCCAGATTGATGTGGCATTGAGCAAGCTTGAAGAGATTGCCGGCAAAAAGCTGGGTGATCCTGAAAACCCCCTTCTGGTTTCCGTTCGTTCCGGTGCGAGAGCATCTATGCCTGGCATGATGGATACGGTTTTGAACCTTGGTTTAAATGATGTATCCGTTGAGAGTTTGGCAAAGAAAACAGGCAATCCCAGATTTGCTTATGATTCTTACAGAAGATTTATCATGATGTTTGCAGACGTTGTAATCGGCGTTTCCAAATCTAAGTTTGAAAGAAAGCTGGATGAATATAAAGAAGAAGCAGGCGTGCGTTATGATACAGAGCTGACAGCAGAAGACCTGAAAAAGGTTACTGCAATGTTCAAACAGATTTATTTGGATGATCAGGGCAAAGAGTTCCCTCAGAATCCAAAGGAGCAGTTGCTTGAGGCGGCTATGGCAGTATTCCGCAGCTGGGATAACCCTCGTGCCTTTGTATACAGAAGAATGAATGATATTCCTTATAGCTGGGGAACAGCGGTTAACGTACAGATGATGGTATTTGGCAATATGGGTGATACATCCGGTACCGGTGTTGCTTTTACAAGAAATGCCGCAACTGGGGAAAAAGCTATGTTGGGTGAATACTTGGTAAATGCCCAGGGCGAGGACGTTGTTGCTGGTGTTCGTACACCCAACCCCATTGCAAAGCTGGCAGAGGATATGCCGGAAGTTTACAAGCAGTTTATGGAAATTGCAAATAAATTAGAAAATCACTATAAAGATATGCAGGATATGGAGTTTACCGTGGAAGAGGGCAAGCTGTACTTCCTGCAAACAAGAAATGGCAAGAGAACTGCCAATGCTGCTTTACGTATCGCAGTTGATATGGTAGAGGAAGGCCTCATCACCAAGGAAGAGGCGTTGATGAAGGTTGATCCTAAGCAGTTGGATCAGATTTTGCATCCTGCTTTTGATCAAAAGGCATTAAAAGCTGCAAAGCCCCTTGGCAAAGGTCTGCCTGCATCCCCCGGTGCGGCGGCTGGTAAGGTTTGCTTTACTGCAGAAGATGCCAAGAATCAGGCAGAGGGCGGCGACAGAGTCATTCTGGTTCGTTTGGAAACCTCTCCCGAGGATATTGAAGGTATGGCAGCGGCTCAGGGCATCCTGACAGTACGTGGCGGTATGACCTCTCATGCGGCAGTAGTAGCCCGTGGTATGGGTACTTGCTGTGTATCCGGCTGTGAAGAAATCAAAATGAATGAAGAAGCAAAGACCTTTTCTTTGGGTGGCAGAACATTCAAGGAGGGTGACTATATTTCTTTGGATGGCTCCACCGGTAACATTTACGGTGAGGATATCCCTACTGTTGATCCTGAAATCAGTGGAGATTTCTCAAAATTCATGGCTTGGGCTGATGAAAAGAGATCTCTTAAAGTAAGAACCAATGCAGATACACCCCATGATGCACAAACAGCCATTGATTTTGGTGCAGAAGGCATTGGCTTGACAAGAACAGAGCATATGTTCTTTGAAGGGGACAGAATTATGAAGTTCAGAAAGATGATTCTTTCTGATAACGTTGAGGAGAGAGTAGCCGCATTAAAGGGCATTGAGCCTTTCCAGAAAGAGGACTTTAAGGGTATTTATAAGGCAATGCAGGAAAGACCCGTAACAATCCGTCTGCTGGATCCTCCTCTCCATGAGTTTATGCCTAATACAGAAGAGGAATTTGCAGTGTTGGCGAAAGAGACAGGTAAAACTGTGGAAGAGCTGAAGGTAAAGGCAAAAGGCCTGCATGAATTAAACCCTATGATGGGTCATAGAGGTTGCCGTTTGGCAGTAAGCTACCCTGAAATTGCCGAAATGCAGACAAGAGCAATCATTGAAGCTGCAATTGAGGTTTCTGTTGAATTGGGCATCAATATGAAGCCTGAAATCATGATTCCTTTGATTGGTGAAATTAAGGAACTGAAATATGTGAAAAATATTGTTGTTGAAACTGCAAAGACAGTTATGGATGCAAAGGGCAAAGAGCTGGATTATCTGGTTGGTACGATGATTGAAATTCCCAGAGCAGCATTAACTGCGGATGAAATTGCCACAGAGGCAGAGTTCTTCTCCTTCGGTACCAATGACTTGACACAGATGACCTATGGTTTATCTCGTGATGATGCCGGTAAGATTTTGGCGGATTATATTGATAAAAATATTTACGAATGTGATCCCACTGCAAGATTGGATAGAACCGGTGTTGGTATGTTGATGAAATGGGCGGTTGAAAAGGCATTGCCTGTTCGCCCTGACATCCATTTGGGAATCTGCGGTGAGCACGGTGGTGACCCTTCTTCCGTTGAATTTTGCCACTTGATTGGTCTGGATTATGTATCCTGCTCTCCTTTCCGTGTACCTATCGCAAGATTGGCGGCGGCTCAGGCGCAGATTAACTATCCCAGAGAAACAAGAAAGCACTAA
- the cdd gene encoding cytidine deaminase, which translates to MENQELVLLAKKAMEKAYAPYSKFKVGAALLAKNGDIFLGCNVENASYGATICAERTAITKAISEGVKEFEKIAIVASSGDYAAPCGICRQVLFEFLPEGEVILDSDSEGIKVMKLKELLPMGFRGEDIK; encoded by the coding sequence ATGGAAAATCAGGAACTGGTTTTATTGGCAAAGAAAGCAATGGAAAAGGCTTATGCGCCTTATTCGAAATTTAAAGTTGGTGCAGCATTATTGGCAAAAAACGGCGACATTTTTCTAGGATGTAATGTGGAAAATGCATCCTACGGTGCTACCATTTGTGCAGAAAGAACAGCCATAACAAAAGCGATTTCTGAGGGTGTGAAGGAATTTGAGAAAATAGCTATAGTCGCCAGCTCAGGAGACTATGCGGCACCTTGTGGCATTTGCAGACAGGTATTGTTTGAATTTTTGCCTGAGGGTGAAGTGATTTTAGATAGCGACAGTGAAGGCATAAAGGTAATGAAACTCAAGGAATTGTTGCCAATGGGCTTTCGCGGTGAGGACATAAAGTAA
- the flgB gene encoding flagellar basal body rod protein FlgB, with translation MFNNSVLMTQKMADYLWQKQQVTLNNIANVSTPGYKAQYVTFQDELKSKLDFYNQAGGSKKREAIEGTSYRVHTKADESSRLDGNNVNMDVEQVELASSYIQFQMAINDINSEFNRLRSAMK, from the coding sequence TTGTTTAATAATTCAGTATTAATGACACAAAAAATGGCTGATTATTTATGGCAGAAACAGCAGGTCACATTAAATAACATTGCCAATGTTTCTACTCCGGGTTATAAAGCACAATATGTTACTTTTCAAGATGAATTAAAAAGTAAATTGGATTTTTATAATCAAGCAGGTGGAAGTAAGAAGAGAGAGGCCATTGAAGGGACTTCCTATCGTGTGCATACAAAGGCGGATGAATCCAGTCGATTGGATGGCAATAATGTGAATATGGATGTTGAGCAGGTGGAGCTTGCCAGTTCTTATATTCAATTCCAAATGGCAATCAATGATATTAACAGTGAGTTTAATAGACTTCGCAGCGCGATGAAGTGA
- the catA gene encoding type A chloramphenicol O-acetyltransferase, translating to MKFIEIQMEQWTRKAHYEHYKNNIPCSYSITVDIDITNLLIRLKERGMKSYPAQVFMISSVVNQLPEFRMTMNSDQRLGYWEVIDPMYTVFDPITETFSAVWTKYDSCYNTFYSAYLQDTAQYTCGGLFPQEYIPPNTFNISSVPWLDFTAFNINVFSDGNYLLPIFTIGKYKKENGKIMMPLAIQCHHAVCDGYHVGKFVETLREMAINCDKWLL from the coding sequence ATGAAATTTATTGAGATACAAATGGAACAATGGACAAGAAAAGCTCACTATGAACATTATAAAAACAATATTCCATGCTCCTATAGCATAACGGTAGACATTGATATTACTAATCTGCTGATTCGGCTAAAAGAGCGTGGAATGAAATCCTACCCTGCACAAGTCTTTATGATTTCATCGGTGGTGAATCAGTTACCGGAGTTTCGAATGACAATGAATAGCGACCAGCGTTTGGGATATTGGGAGGTCATCGACCCGATGTATACTGTTTTCGATCCTATCACGGAAACGTTTTCAGCCGTATGGACAAAATATGATAGCTGTTACAATACATTCTACAGCGCATATTTGCAAGATACGGCACAGTATACATGTGGAGGTCTTTTTCCACAGGAGTATATACCGCCCAATACTTTTAATATTTCCAGTGTTCCGTGGCTGGATTTTACTGCGTTTAATATCAATGTTTTTTCAGATGGAAATTATCTTTTGCCTATTTTCACCATTGGAAAATATAAAAAAGAAAACGGCAAAATCATGATGCCCCTTGCTATCCAATGCCATCATGCGGTTTGCGATGGCTATCATGTTGGCAAATTCGTAGAAACATTGCGGGAAATGGCAATCAACTGCGATAAGTGGTTGTTGTAG
- a CDS encoding uracil-DNA glycosylase: MAQKSWETLEGACYNCKKCRLWELRTHVVIGKGNPKADIMFIGEGPGQQEDLQGQPFVGPAGQLLDKMLVSVGLSLEDVYITNIVKCRPPGNRDPYDDEKDACLNYLRYQLKLIEPKIIVCLGRIAATTIIDPSFRITRQRGIWLPKMGYDFIATYHPSALLRDEEKKRPAWEDMKAIRKRWDELRDC, translated from the coding sequence ATGGCTCAAAAGAGTTGGGAGACGTTAGAGGGCGCTTGTTATAACTGCAAAAAATGCAGGCTGTGGGAGCTGCGCACACATGTGGTGATTGGCAAGGGTAACCCTAAGGCGGATATTATGTTTATCGGGGAGGGGCCGGGACAGCAAGAGGATTTGCAGGGTCAGCCATTTGTTGGCCCTGCTGGACAGCTTTTGGACAAAATGCTGGTAAGCGTTGGTCTTTCTTTAGAGGATGTGTATATTACAAACATTGTGAAATGCCGTCCCCCGGGGAATCGAGACCCCTATGATGATGAGAAAGATGCTTGTTTAAATTATTTAAGGTATCAATTAAAATTGATTGAACCCAAAATCATCGTTTGCCTAGGTAGAATTGCGGCCACCACCATCATCGACCCTTCCTTTCGCATCACACGCCAAAGAGGTATTTGGCTCCCTAAGATGGGCTATGACTTTATTGCGACCTATCATCCCTCAGCACTTTTGCGGGATGAGGAGAAAAAACGCCCTGCATGGGAGGATATGAAGGCAATTCGAAAAAGATGGGACGAGCTGAGGGATTGCTAG
- a CDS encoding flagellar hook-basal body complex protein FliE produces MSITPINRLEPMQFLDQLNAENKTKNTQSDFRSIFSEAVSNVVDSETDLAREQYLFATGQSEDTHSLGIASTKAQISVDLLVTLRNKALESYNELMRINL; encoded by the coding sequence ATGTCTATAACACCGATTAATAGATTGGAGCCAATGCAATTTTTGGACCAATTAAATGCAGAAAATAAAACAAAGAACACCCAATCTGATTTTAGAAGTATTTTTTCAGAAGCAGTATCAAATGTGGTTGATAGCGAAACTGATTTGGCGAGGGAACAGTATTTATTTGCCACAGGACAATCTGAGGATACTCATTCTTTGGGAATTGCGTCCACCAAAGCACAAATTTCGGTGGATTTATTGGTAACCCTGAGAAATAAAGCGCTGGAATCTTATAATGAACTCATGAGAATTAATCTCTGA